CGATCCAACCCCGGAAGTTTCGATGGAAATCGTACGAACCGTGATAGCCGCTGGAGCGGACGCCTTAGAGCTAGGGGTGCCATTTTCCGACCCAGTAGCTGACGGCCCAACAATCCAACGTTCCCATATTCGGGCACTTGCCAACGGCGCAACGATAGAATCCGCCATTGACCTTATCGGACGCATTCGCTCAGAATTCCCAGATGTACCTATTGGCCTATTGATCTACGGAAATGTCCCTTTCAGCCGAGGGCTCGACCGCTTCTATCAAGAATTCGCTGCGGCGGGAGCGGATAGCATTTTAATTCCTGATGTCCCCGTTAGGGAGGGCAGGCCCTTTATCGCGGCAGCCGAACAGGCTGGCATCTTCCCGATTTTCATAGCACCTGCCCAGGCGGCGGAACAGACTTTGGCTGGTGTTGCGGCTCATTCCAAAGGCTACATTTACGCAATTTCCAGGGATGGTGTTACCGGCACAGAACGAGAATCCTCTACTACCGGACTATCCGACGTAGTAGCTAATATCAGCAAATATGGGGGTGCGCCAGTGTTGCTCGGTTTTGGTATTTCCACACCGCAACACGTTACAGATGCCATCACATCCGGCGCCGCCGGAGCGATTACCGGCTCCGCCATTACCGCCATCATTGAAAAACACTGCGCTACTGACTCTACTGGAAGAGTAGTCATCAACGATCATGGAACCATGCTTCAGGAGCTTCATAATTTCGTCAGCACAATGAAGGCCGCCACCCGCTAAAAGTTCCACAATATTTTCAAGGTGATGTTTCACGTGAAACATCACCCATTATTCTTTTTAGAAAAAGTCACAGTGACGAAATTAATCCGCCTGCAAAAGTAGGGCTCATATCTTAGGAAAATAATCAAATTCCACTCCAGCTATAAAGGTGCCATACTAGAAACATGACCGATCACGATGCAACGTCATGCAGTCGCCGAATGTTTCTTATTGGTACGGCAACCACTTTCGCCGGAGCAGTGTTAGCGGCGTGCAGTAGCAGAGCGGATAAAATTTCAGTCACTGCCACTGACGTACCGGTGGGAAGCGCGGTTATTGATGGTGACATTATCATCGCCCAACCCGTAGCAGGGGAGTACAAAGCATACTCCAGTATCTGCCCACACCAAGGATATCCCATCACTCAGGTGACCGGCAGTGCCGTTCGATGCACCCGACACGGTTCCACCTTCGATATCGTCGACGGTTCCGTAATCGATGGGCCCAGTCGAGACGGACTCAGGCCTCGAAAAGTCACATTGGAAGGGGAAACCTTTAACGTGGCAGAATAGGAATGTTTCACGTGAAACATTCCTATTCATCACCCCCACATGCCACGATGATAACTTTCCGGCACGGGCCATTCCCCTTCAGCCAACCCTAGTAACCGGGCTGCCCGCAAGGGCCACGCCGGGTCAAATAATGCGGCACGGCCAATATCCACTGCATCAGCTTTAGCGTCGAAAAGCACGCGCTGCGCTAATACTGGATCGCCGAGTTGTCCCACCGCCACCACCGGAATGTCAGCGCCTTGGCGCACCGCCTCCGCAAACGGCACCTGATACCCAGGGCCAGAGACGATCGGTGCCGGAACCAAACCACCACTCGAAACATCGACTATATCTACGCCACGATCGCGGAGAATTCTTGCCAACGCAACGCTTTCTTGAATTGTCCATGAGGTTAAACCTGGGGCGTCTTCTAACCAATCCGTAGCCGAAATTCGTAGGAATAGTGGTGCCGTATCAGAAATAACAGACCGGACTGCGTCGACAACCTCAATCAGCAACCGGATCCGATTTTCAAAGCTTCCACCATAGTTATCTGTCCGGCGGTTGGAAACAGGGGAGAGGAATTGATGCAATAGGTACCCATGTGCCGCGTGGATTTCTACCGTATCAAAACCAACCGTCATAGCTCGCCGCGCCGCGGCCGCAAAGTCGGCTACAACGCCCTTGATCTCTTTAACAGTAAGTTCCTCAGGTGGGGCTAGCCCCGGGAACGGCTCTGCGCTTGGTGCCACAGTAACCCAGCCGCCATCATCAACCGGGATCGACCCGGACTCGAAACCGGGAAGTCCTGGATATGTCGCCGCTTTTCGGCCAGCATGGATCAACTGCACCCCCATCGCTGCACCTTGGGCATGACAAAAATCAACGATTGGACGCCATGCCGAAGCTTGTTCATCATTCCACAACCCAACACATTGATTAGAGATTCGACCGTTCGGAGAAATTGCGGCAGCTTCCACCATGATCAAGCCGAAACCACCTGCAGCGCGGGCACCATAATGCACGAGATGCCAATCGGTTGGCATTCCGTCTAACCCTGTCGCTTGATACTGGCACATAGGTGGAAGAAAAATACGATTGCGAATATCAAGTCCACGCAGCGTTATTGGCGTGAAAAGAGGAGACTGCTTAGTTGTACTCATGCTTCAACGCTACCCGTATTACACACCGCGTGCTGGCAACTTCTACACTTAGGGGTATGCGGAGTTGGTTAGCGAAACTTGATCCCCTGATTGTTCTTATTATCCTCGCGGTAATCATCGCCATCATAGCGCCAGCCGGCGGATGGTTTGCAGTCTGGTTTGGCTATGCCACAAAGATTGCGATCGCAGTGCTGTTTTTTCTCTATGGCGCGCGCTTATCCACCGCCCAAGCGCTCGATGGTGTTAAGCATTGGCGCCTGCACTCTACTATCGTTGCCTTTACATTTTTAGTATTCCCTGTGATTGGCATTGCACTTCGACCGCTGGGGATGCACCTAAATCCAGAGCTCTATCTGGGAGTTTTATATCTGACGCTGGTGCCATCAACAGTGCAGTCTTCGGTGGCTTTTACATCGATCGCTAAAGGCAACGTCGCAGGTGCGATCGTGAGTGCGTCGTTAAGCAATGTGCTTGGGGTAGTACTCACCCCGGTCTTAGTCATGCTGACG
The nucleotide sequence above comes from Corynebacterium mustelae. Encoded proteins:
- the trpA gene encoding tryptophan synthase subunit alpha — encoded protein: MISSITDRYHSMFERLASNQEGAFVPFIMLGDPTPEVSMEIVRTVIAAGADALELGVPFSDPVADGPTIQRSHIRALANGATIESAIDLIGRIRSEFPDVPIGLLIYGNVPFSRGLDRFYQEFAAAGADSILIPDVPVREGRPFIAAAEQAGIFPIFIAPAQAAEQTLAGVAAHSKGYIYAISRDGVTGTERESSTTGLSDVVANISKYGGAPVLLGFGISTPQHVTDAITSGAAGAITGSAITAIIEKHCATDSTGRVVINDHGTMLQELHNFVSTMKAATR
- a CDS encoding Rieske (2Fe-2S) protein; this translates as MTDHDATSCSRRMFLIGTATTFAGAVLAACSSRADKISVTATDVPVGSAVIDGDIIIAQPVAGEYKAYSSICPHQGYPITQVTGSAVRCTRHGSTFDIVDGSVIDGPSRDGLRPRKVTLEGETFNVAE
- a CDS encoding NADH:flavin oxidoreductase/NADH oxidase, giving the protein MSTTKQSPLFTPITLRGLDIRNRIFLPPMCQYQATGLDGMPTDWHLVHYGARAAGGFGLIMVEAAAISPNGRISNQCVGLWNDEQASAWRPIVDFCHAQGAAMGVQLIHAGRKAATYPGLPGFESGSIPVDDGGWVTVAPSAEPFPGLAPPEELTVKEIKGVVADFAAAARRAMTVGFDTVEIHAAHGYLLHQFLSPVSNRRTDNYGGSFENRIRLLIEVVDAVRSVISDTAPLFLRISATDWLEDAPGLTSWTIQESVALARILRDRGVDIVDVSSGGLVPAPIVSGPGYQVPFAEAVRQGADIPVVAVGQLGDPVLAQRVLFDAKADAVDIGRAALFDPAWPLRAARLLGLAEGEWPVPESYHRGMWG